TGGTGTTGTGATTCATGTAGGGCTTTTCGTAGCGATCGATGCCGTTCTCCGATTCCGAATTGTGCCGTCGCTTTGTCGTCGTCTCGGCATTCGACTGCTTTGGCGACGCGTCGTCCTTGTCCTCGAAGCACGGCACTGTCTGCATCGACACGGTATTCCGGCAATCATCGAAGAGGGATCGGGGATTGAGAGTGACCTCGCGCGCGGAGCCGAAATGCTTGAAGCCAGCGCAGACCGGTGAGTCAGTGTTCATGAAGCTAGTATCGCCGGGAAGGCAGGGTTCAGTAACTCGTTTCTCGATCTTGATCTCAGTGACGTTCTGTCGGATCAGCAAGTCCGGTATGGTCTCTGGCTGCGGCTCATGCGAGATCGGCGGCCACTTGATGTCGCGCGCCATGTCGCGTTCGATCGCCAGGAATTTTCGCCGGGACTTGTCCACGTCGTGCCAACGGTAACGGAGCTTGCTGAACATGAGGTACTCTACGAACAGATACTCGATCAGTAATGAGATGACGAAGTTCATCACGCCGTAGCCGACTAGGATGAAGCGGAAGCCAAGATCGTCGGGCAGCACAAGCTCAAACCAATCGACGAGCTTCTTGAAGGGACACACTGCGAGGTAGATGGAGAACAGACTGAGGATCACGAAGGAGGAGAGTAGGCCGTAGTTGGTGAAGAGCGACTTTCTGTATGGCGGCCCTTTGGAGAACGCCACTGCCAAGATAATGTACTGCATGGAGCTGACGATGAAAACGGTGTAATTTTCCAAGCAGCCCACGTCGTCCTTGTTCTCGGCGACAGTCGCGTTGAACGGTACGAACCACGGCATCTGTTGTACATGCCACAAACTCATGTACTGGAAGATCGCGACGATCAGGAGTTGGGTAATCAAACTAAGTATTGGTGATGTGCTGATGAGGCTGTTGAGCGGCGCCATCTTCACTAGCGGGCCTTCGTAGGCTTGGGTACGACCAAAGAAGAAGGCAAATAGGGAAATGATGAAGAGATCGATGTACAGAAACTCGATGTCCGTCAGGTTGGACTCGATGCTGTAGAGAAGCATCACCGAGATGAATTGCGTGAGCGAGTAGGCAGCCATATACTTGAAGATGCCGAAAGAAGTCACCAGCGCGGCGCGACCCTCGCGTATCACCGTGAGAACGCAGGAAATGTTGGTTTCGCGGCTGGTGAACGGTGACGCGACGGAAGATTCTGTGTCTGACAAGGAGATGCCGGTGTGCGCTGCTTTCAATGCTCCGCAATCGTTAGCACCGTCTCCTACCATGGCTGtgaaaaagtaaatttctTTATCAGATTAATTAAGCCTAACACCTTTAATCGCGTTTACTTTTTgctttgtatttttaaaagatgCATATTGTACATTTGCACTCACCGACATAGTATCCTAAAGATTGCAGTTCTTGAACCAGTTGTTGCTTCTGGTCGGGCGACATCCTGGCAAAAATGGCACCGCGAGTAACCATCTTTGGTATCAGTTCTGGATAGTACTGCTTTATCAATGCCCACGTCTTCCCAGTCAATGCGAACACATACTTGCTCTTGGAATACTGTACGCTGCGATTATCAAAAACAGATTATAAGATacattatctttatattttaataaatcgcaATCTGGACAGAAGAGTAACACTTACTCATCCGATAGATAATTGATGTCATTTTCCAATTTGGTGTTGGCGAAGGAACCGCTTTCGACAGTCTCCAAACTAACCACGCTGTTCAGATCGGTCATCTCGCTAAGATCGGGTTGGCCGTTCGGCGAGGCGGGCGACGGTTGGCTGTCGCTCTTCGTGAAGTAGATCTGTGGCTTCAGCTGATTCTGTTGAGTTGTCGAGACAGCAATTACTGGCGTGCCCGGCTTCACGATGTCGCAGTCTCTGGCCACCGAAAGAGCGGTCAGCATATTATCGCCAGTCACCATCACTGTTTTGATGCAAGCAGTGTTCAATTCGGCGATTACTGGCGAGGTTTCGGGTTTCAATCTATTCTCCATAACTATAAGCGCCAAGAAAGTTAGATCCATCTCAGCAGCCTCGCGGCTTAAACGCTGCACCTTGGCGTAGGGAAGACGATTCAGAGATTTGTGCGCCAAGGCGATCACTCGGTAACCTTCGGATGTATACTCTTGTAGAACGGTCGCAAAGTCTGAAGGAActgtaagaaaaataagagaaaagaaaaagatgtcaAAATTATAGTACTCTCGAAATTGTAGCTGCAAAAGTATTGTGAATACTCACTGGATTCTGCTTTCGAGAGACTGAGAATCATCTCCGGACTGCCTTTGCAGTATAGATCGTAGTGATTTGCGCCCAATGTTCTCGTGATTACGCTCATTCTCTGTAGGCTCGATGTGAAGGGAAACTGTCGAACGATACCCACTTCCAGTCCTTGCTCGCCCAAATCTGTCGCGGAATCGGTGAATGCAGCATCATGGAGGTTGTTGAGAGATATACCATCGATCACATCGGAAGATACGGAGTTTTGCCGGCTGAGCGTGCCGCACAGGTCGTATTGCGGTCTCTTGAGTAACTTGAAGTCCTTTGCTGGTCTGACGATCGTCGGGAAGAGCATGGAGAATTTTGATGTGTCGGACACGTCGGGTTCCTCCAACGTCCATCCGGTGGATTCGAACATTTTTAAATCCAGCGGGTCTCCCACCAACTGGTTATCAATTATGGTGATCCCATGGCACGTAACCATTCCAATAAGAACTTCCGATAGCGGCAAACTCGTGATATCC
The Ooceraea biroi isolate clonal line C1 chromosome 4, Obir_v5.4, whole genome shotgun sequence genome window above contains:
- the LOC105284674 gene encoding LOW QUALITY PROTEIN: probable cation-transporting ATPase 13A3 (The sequence of the model RefSeq protein was modified relative to this genomic sequence to represent the inferred CDS: inserted 1 base in 1 codon), which translates into the protein MPPTPNKLNLSFARNAYNVFGSRNTATANEHQREQKTELLEGTRANGLQHLKNGVDYVNPGEEDQMEIYGYKRSRAWTLITWFLIAITGGLLRLVFHWVPHLMLLSTHCKSSLEEAETVLLVERFQGKHTSYYVKKLRFLTVQEVMLVVSNVYHLIFKHQLDXVFVISFSRSKKSFNEESLIDEPWESGVITIKEDKGTPPMLSVHLCGGQFKQMPAITIFNCKKLTYVWDPERSEFLKLRGLDSDVPTSTLHQAQGLSSQEQYIRRNVYGNNEIVIPVKSILTLLCLEVLNPFYVFQLFSFCLWIADDYYYYAMVILAMSSASIMMAVFQTRRNQHNLRSTVHSSDVATVMRDRTTGHTATVPAERLVPGDVLVIPSHGCLMPCDAVLLTGNCILNESMLTGESVPVTKTPVPSSNDVIYNTKEHARHTLFCGTRVIQTRYYGTEKVLAVVIRTGFNTSKGGLVRSIMYPPPVDFKFEQDSYKFVMMLACIASIGVIYTIVTKAMRGVHSSDIALQALDLITIVVPPALPAAMTVGRLVAQRRLEKKKIYCTSPRSINVSGSIDCICFDKTGTLTEDGLDMWGVVCVSDKKFQFPVKDITSLPLSEVLIGMVTCHGITIIDNQLVGDPLDLKMFESTGWTLEEPDVSDTSKFSMLFPTIVRPAKDFKLLKRPQYDLCGTLSRQNSVSSDVIDGISLNNLHDAAFTDSATDLGEQGLEVGIVRQFPFTSSLQRMSVITRTLGANHYDLYCKGSPEMILSLSKAESIPSDFATVLQEYTSEGYRVIALAHKSLNRLPYAKVQRLSREAAEMDLTFLALIVMENRLKPETSPVIAELNTACIKTVMVTGDNMLTALSVARDCDIVKPGTPVIAVSTTQQNQLKPQIYFTKSDSQPSPASPNGQPDLSEMTDLNSVVSLETVESGSFANTKLENDINYLSDDVQYSKSKYVFALTGKTWALIKQYYPELIPKMVTRGAIFARMSPDQKQQLVQELQSLGYYVAMVGDGANDCGALKAAHTGISLSDTESSVASPFTSRETNISCVLTVIREGRAALVTSFGIFKYMAAYSLTQFISVMLLYSIESNLTDIEFLYIDLFIISLFAFFFGRTQAYEGPLVKMAPLNSLISTSPILSLITQLLIVAIFQYMSLWHVQQMPWFVPFNATVAENKDDVGCLENYTVFIVSSMQYIILAVAFSKGPPYRKSLFTNYGLLSSFVILSLFSIYLAVCPFKKLVDWFELVLPDDLGFRFILVGYGVMNFVISLLIEYLFVEYLMFSKLRYRWHDVDKSRRKFLAIERDMARDIKWPPISHEPQPETIPDLLIRQNVTEIKIEKRVTEPCLPGDTSFMNTDSPVCAGFKHFGSAREVTLNPRSLFDDCRNTVSMQTVPCFEDKDDASPKQSNAETTTKRRHNSESENGIDRYEKPYMNHNTNPIATLPRNPNATLQPQKLRDFKDVLVHKSDDQVSSPNNTQSVLELDILPS